One window of Halococcus hamelinensis 100A6 genomic DNA carries:
- a CDS encoding glutathione S-transferase family protein has product MNMLVDGEWRTDAYESTNDDGEFDRQETSFRNWVEADPDAEFPAESGRYHLYVSYACPWAHRTLVTRALRGLEDVVSVDVVDPYRAEDGWQFTPGKDGTTPDSQNGFDYLREAYVKADPEFTGRVTVPVLWDKERETIVNNESEEVMRMLDTAFDEFANDATLYPEGKRDEIDETIDAIYEPINNGVYRAGFAGSQDAYENAVSELFDALDHWEEVLADQRYLCGDALTEADVCLFTTLVRFDDVYHTHFKCNVRKIAEYPNLWNYLKELYQLPGVSETVRMDHIREHYYRTHPDINPKRIVAVGPNHDFEADHDRDRIAGGPPRELAGLSAD; this is encoded by the coding sequence ATGAACATGCTGGTCGACGGCGAGTGGCGAACCGACGCCTATGAGAGTACGAACGACGACGGCGAGTTCGACAGACAGGAGACGAGCTTTCGGAACTGGGTCGAGGCGGACCCGGACGCCGAGTTTCCCGCCGAGTCCGGCCGCTATCACCTCTACGTCTCCTACGCCTGCCCGTGGGCCCACCGGACCCTCGTGACGCGCGCGCTCCGCGGGCTCGAAGACGTCGTCTCGGTCGACGTCGTCGACCCCTACCGAGCCGAGGACGGCTGGCAGTTCACCCCCGGGAAGGACGGTACGACGCCCGACTCGCAGAACGGCTTCGACTACCTCCGCGAGGCCTACGTGAAGGCCGATCCCGAGTTCACGGGCCGCGTGACGGTGCCCGTGCTCTGGGACAAGGAACGAGAGACCATCGTCAACAACGAATCCGAGGAGGTGATGCGGATGCTCGACACCGCCTTCGACGAGTTCGCCAACGACGCGACGCTCTATCCCGAAGGCAAGCGCGACGAGATAGACGAGACGATCGACGCGATATACGAACCGATCAACAACGGGGTCTATCGCGCGGGCTTCGCGGGGAGTCAGGACGCCTACGAGAACGCCGTTTCCGAACTCTTCGACGCGCTCGACCACTGGGAGGAGGTCCTCGCCGACCAGCGCTACCTCTGTGGTGACGCCCTCACCGAGGCCGACGTCTGTCTGTTCACCACGCTGGTCCGCTTCGACGACGTCTACCACACCCACTTCAAGTGCAACGTCCGGAAGATCGCGGAGTACCCGAACCTCTGGAACTACCTGAAGGAGCTCTACCAGCTCCCCGGGGTGTCCGAGACGGTTCGGATGGACCATATCCGCGAACACTACTACCGAACCCATCCCGACATCAACCCCAAACGGATCGTCGCGGTCGGGCCGAACCACGACTTCGAGGCCGACCACGACCGCGACCGGATAGCCGGTGGCCCACCCCGGGAGCTCGCCGGTCTCTCGGCCGACTGA
- a CDS encoding 50S ribosomal protein L16 codes for MSDKPASMYREISKPAYTRKEYITGIPGSTVAQHKMGDVRTDPEEYPVQISLSVDEEIQIRHGAMEASRLSANRYLIKNFGEGNYKMILRKFPHHVLRENKQATGAGADRVSDGMRQAFGKPVGTAARISAGERLFTIWCEPDQADVAKDALRRAYNKVGTPCTITVERGEELLVA; via the coding sequence ATGTCCGACAAACCCGCCTCGATGTACCGGGAGATCTCGAAGCCCGCGTACACCCGCAAGGAGTACATCACCGGGATTCCGGGTTCGACGGTCGCCCAGCACAAGATGGGCGACGTCCGCACCGACCCCGAGGAGTACCCCGTCCAGATCAGCCTCTCGGTCGACGAGGAGATACAGATCCGCCACGGCGCGATGGAGGCCTCGCGCCTCTCGGCGAACCGATATCTCATCAAGAACTTCGGGGAAGGCAACTACAAGATGATCCTCCGAAAGTTCCCCCACCACGTCCTCCGGGAGAACAAGCAGGCGACGGGCGCGGGCGCGGACCGTGTCTCCGACGGGATGCGACAGGCCTTCGGCAAGCCCGTCGGCACCGCGGCGCGGATCAGTGCCGGTGAGCGCCTCTTCACGATCTGGTGTGAGCCCGACCAGGCCGACGTCGCGAAGGACGCCCTCCGGCGGGCGTACAACAAGGTCGGCACCCCGTGTACGATCACCGTCGAGCGCGGCGAAGAGCTGCTCGTCGCCTGA
- a CDS encoding ATP-grasp domain-containing protein, translated as MLRLAVATGKETFERMRVPLADRDIEVDQVVTEQRTIPLTDPGSEWEGFDVGFVHPSRLIEGGVADALLDVPWVNDREDILTSRNKADVLARLSRAGLPTPRSVLVSDPIDEASIVETFEAFDPPVVVKPNSTTRGTGVVKVDDLDSFLGVTDYLRLIHDDPATADRSFLVQEYLPDATDYRAMCIDGEYAGAVERRLPEPERATGRWKHNVHRGAEADGVDLPGDLRELAEQTAATLDIPWLGVDILVNDDRAVVSETNARPTIDAATKYEPGFYDDLADLIEARV; from the coding sequence ATGCTCAGACTCGCGGTCGCCACCGGGAAGGAGACGTTCGAGCGGATGCGCGTGCCGTTGGCCGACCGCGACATCGAGGTCGACCAGGTCGTCACCGAACAGCGGACGATCCCGCTGACCGACCCGGGCTCCGAGTGGGAGGGGTTCGACGTCGGCTTCGTCCATCCCTCGCGGCTCATCGAGGGCGGGGTCGCCGACGCGCTGCTCGACGTGCCGTGGGTCAACGACCGTGAGGACATCCTGACCTCGCGGAACAAGGCCGACGTGCTCGCTCGCCTCTCGCGGGCGGGCCTCCCGACCCCGCGAAGCGTGCTGGTCTCGGATCCGATCGACGAGGCCTCGATCGTCGAGACCTTCGAGGCGTTCGACCCGCCCGTGGTCGTCAAACCGAACTCCACGACCCGGGGGACGGGCGTGGTCAAAGTCGACGACCTCGATTCGTTCCTCGGCGTGACCGACTACCTCCGATTGATCCACGACGACCCCGCGACCGCGGACCGCTCGTTTCTGGTCCAGGAGTACCTCCCGGACGCCACCGACTACCGCGCGATGTGTATCGACGGGGAGTACGCGGGTGCGGTCGAGCGCCGACTCCCCGAGCCCGAACGGGCGACGGGCCGCTGGAAGCACAACGTCCACCGCGGGGCCGAGGCCGACGGGGTCGACCTCCCCGGCGACCTCCGGGAGCTCGCCGAGCAAACCGCGGCCACCCTCGACATCCCGTGGCTCGGGGTCGACATCCTCGTGAACGACGACCGCGCGGTGGTCTCGGAGACCAACGCCCGGCCGACCATCGACGCCGCGACGAAGTACGAACCCGGCTTCTACGACGACCTCGCGGACCTCATCGAAGCTCGGGTCTGA
- a CDS encoding Hsp20/alpha crystallin family protein, producing MQPGDRDDRDPFEDIFNEIERMMDGMMNGNVDIHTDTIDGTGAHVDVYEDDESVRVVADLPGIEKDAIDLTCDGRRLTIDAAGDRREVTERVRLPTRVDERSANATYNNGILEVVFERSDTSADIDL from the coding sequence ATGCAACCGGGCGACCGTGACGACCGCGACCCGTTCGAGGACATCTTCAACGAGATAGAGCGGATGATGGACGGGATGATGAACGGGAACGTCGACATCCACACCGACACCATCGACGGCACCGGTGCCCACGTCGACGTCTACGAGGACGACGAGTCGGTGCGCGTCGTCGCGGACCTCCCGGGCATCGAGAAGGACGCCATCGACCTCACCTGCGACGGTCGCCGGCTCACCATCGACGCCGCCGGCGACCGCCGCGAGGTCACCGAGCGCGTGCGGCTGCCCACGCGGGTCGACGAACGCTCGGCGAACGCCACCTACAACAACGGCATCCTCGAAGTCGTCTTCGAACGCAGCGACACCTCCGCCGACATCGATCTCTAA
- a CDS encoding type II glyceraldehyde-3-phosphate dehydrogenase, whose product MLKVGVNGYGTIGKRVADAVVAQPDMELVGVAKTRPNFEAERAVAKGYSLYAAIEERADQFVKADIELAGLVDELVEESDVVVDATPSGIGAENKSLYEAHDTPALYQGGEDAEMVDTSFNARANFADASGAEHVRVVSCNTTGLSRLVAPLEAEYGIEKVRATLVRRAGDPAQSGRGPVNDILPNPISLPSHHGPDVQTIFPDLAIDTLGLKVPATLMHMHSVNVSLEAEPDAEEVRELLEGESRLFVVPERFGIDGAGKLKEFALDAGRPRGDLWENCLWGESVSMEGNDLYLFQAIHQESDVVPENVDAVRAVAGTADAAESVETTNDALGIGF is encoded by the coding sequence ATGCTCAAGGTCGGCGTCAACGGCTACGGTACGATCGGCAAACGCGTCGCGGACGCGGTCGTCGCCCAGCCGGACATGGAACTCGTGGGCGTGGCGAAAACGCGGCCGAACTTCGAGGCCGAACGCGCCGTGGCGAAGGGGTATTCCCTCTATGCCGCCATCGAGGAGCGCGCCGACCAGTTCGTGAAGGCCGATATCGAACTCGCGGGGCTGGTCGACGAACTCGTCGAGGAGTCCGACGTCGTCGTCGACGCGACCCCCTCGGGGATCGGCGCGGAGAACAAGTCGCTCTACGAGGCACACGACACGCCCGCGCTCTATCAGGGCGGCGAGGACGCCGAGATGGTGGATACGAGCTTCAACGCGCGCGCGAACTTCGCCGATGCGAGCGGGGCCGAGCACGTCCGCGTGGTCTCGTGTAACACCACGGGACTCTCGCGGCTCGTCGCGCCGCTCGAAGCGGAGTACGGGATCGAGAAGGTCCGCGCGACGCTGGTTCGGCGTGCCGGCGACCCCGCCCAATCCGGGCGCGGCCCGGTCAACGACATCCTCCCGAACCCGATCTCCCTTCCATCGCACCACGGTCCCGACGTCCAGACGATCTTCCCAGACCTCGCGATCGACACGCTGGGGCTCAAGGTGCCGGCGACGCTGATGCACATGCACAGCGTGAACGTCTCGCTCGAAGCCGAGCCGGACGCGGAGGAGGTCAGGGAACTCCTCGAAGGCGAGTCGCGGCTGTTCGTGGTGCCCGAGCGGTTCGGCATCGACGGCGCGGGCAAGCTCAAGGAGTTCGCGCTCGACGCGGGTCGGCCGCGGGGCGACCTCTGGGAGAACTGCCTCTGGGGCGAGTCGGTCTCGATGGAGGGGAACGACCTCTACCTGTTCCAGGCCATCCACCAGGAGTCGGACGTCGTGCCCGAGAACGTCGACGCGGTGCGCGCGGTGGCGGGAACCGCCGATGCCGCCGAGAGCGTCGAGACGACGAACGACGCGCTCGGCATCGGGTTCTGA
- a CDS encoding aminopeptidase — protein MSHADGTPLERAAETAINQCLALRSNESCAVVTDDDRLAIGEALYEAAHEVTEDAVLVRYPPGSQHGTEPPTPVAATMRSSDVVLCPTTMSLSHTRARSRANEAGARIATLPGITEEVFRTGLNTDYREIESACEAVLDAVEGADEIRVTAPAGTDITFEPGAHEWLADTGIVHEAGVMSNLPAGEVFVSPETAEGTYVVDGTMMPHGLLDRELRFEVEDGLVTEISDDNIREQVERGAEEVGEDAYNLAELGIGTNVAVTELVGSVLLDEKAAGTVHIAIGDDHGIGGDTQAPLHLDGILRDPTVYADGEEVELPQ, from the coding sequence ATGAGCCACGCAGACGGGACGCCCCTCGAACGGGCGGCCGAGACCGCCATCAATCAGTGTCTCGCGCTCCGGTCGAACGAATCGTGCGCCGTGGTGACCGACGACGACCGTCTCGCCATCGGCGAAGCGCTCTACGAAGCCGCCCACGAGGTAACCGAGGACGCGGTCCTCGTCCGCTACCCGCCGGGCTCACAACACGGCACCGAACCCCCGACGCCCGTGGCGGCCACGATGCGCAGCAGCGACGTGGTGCTCTGCCCGACCACGATGAGTTTGAGTCACACTCGCGCGCGCTCGCGCGCGAACGAGGCCGGTGCTCGTATCGCCACCCTCCCCGGCATCACCGAGGAGGTCTTTCGGACGGGGTTGAACACCGACTACCGGGAGATAGAGTCGGCGTGCGAGGCCGTACTCGACGCGGTCGAGGGGGCCGACGAGATCCGGGTGACCGCACCCGCGGGCACCGACATCACCTTCGAACCCGGCGCACACGAGTGGCTCGCGGACACCGGCATCGTCCACGAGGCGGGCGTGATGTCGAACCTCCCCGCCGGCGAGGTGTTCGTCAGCCCCGAGACCGCCGAGGGAACCTACGTCGTCGACGGCACGATGATGCCCCACGGCCTGCTCGATAGGGAACTTCGATTCGAAGTCGAGGACGGTCTGGTCACCGAGATCTCCGACGACAACATCCGCGAGCAGGTCGAACGCGGTGCGGAGGAAGTGGGCGAGGACGCCTACAACCTCGCCGAGCTCGGCATCGGTACCAACGTCGCGGTCACGGAACTGGTCGGTTCGGTGCTCCTCGACGAGAAAGCCGCCGGAACAGTGCATATCGCCATCGGCGACGACCACGGTATCGGCGGGGACACCCAGGCCCCGCTCCACCTCGACGGCATCCTGCGCGACCCTACCGTCTACGCCGACGGCGAGGAAGTGGAACTTCCGCAGTAG
- a CDS encoding YgaP family membrane protein has translation MRQNVGETDRVVRGVIGIWLVMTAISAFRSGRKTVCMVTGIAGLGLLQNALTGFCGANWLFGVDTTSE, from the coding sequence ATGCGACAGAACGTCGGGGAAACCGACCGGGTCGTTCGTGGCGTCATCGGCATCTGGCTGGTCATGACCGCCATCAGTGCGTTTCGGTCGGGGCGGAAAACCGTCTGCATGGTCACCGGGATCGCGGGGCTCGGACTGCTGCAGAACGCTCTGACAGGGTTCTGCGGGGCAAACTGGCTGTTCGGCGTCGACACGACGAGTGAGTGA
- a CDS encoding HVO_0476 family zinc finger protein: MTQATERVATSCPACSPDTAVVHEVLKPGSQATVRCSECSHVHKVKVEEPDMRERDVIVSQDGDSFSTTTEIPLGERLAVGEEFVLDTPEALLTVRITSLEVEGGRTDDATTEAIETVWTRVVGNVSVDITLNPADGGDETRGVELRVPGDYEFTVGEREDLGEESFTVKGIHLRPDATGYGFDRLDHEGDMAFAKDVNRVYADDESSSAWSVW; the protein is encoded by the coding sequence ATGACTCAGGCCACCGAACGCGTCGCGACGTCCTGTCCGGCGTGTTCACCCGACACCGCGGTCGTCCACGAGGTCCTCAAACCCGGGAGCCAGGCCACGGTTCGGTGCAGCGAGTGCAGCCATGTCCACAAGGTGAAGGTCGAGGAACCCGACATGCGGGAGCGCGACGTCATCGTCTCCCAGGACGGCGACTCGTTCTCGACCACCACCGAGATCCCGCTCGGCGAGCGGCTCGCGGTCGGCGAGGAGTTCGTGCTCGACACCCCCGAGGCCCTGCTGACCGTTCGGATCACGAGCCTCGAAGTCGAGGGCGGACGGACCGACGACGCGACCACCGAAGCGATCGAGACGGTCTGGACGCGGGTCGTCGGCAACGTCAGCGTCGACATCACCCTCAATCCCGCGGACGGCGGCGACGAGACCAGAGGTGTCGAACTCCGGGTCCCCGGCGACTACGAGTTCACCGTGGGCGAGCGCGAGGACCTCGGCGAGGAGTCGTTCACCGTCAAGGGGATCCACCTCCGGCCCGACGCCACGGGCTACGGCTTCGACCGGCTCGACCACGAGGGCGACATGGCGTTCGCAAAGGACGTCAATCGGGTCTACGCCGACGACGAGTCGAGTTCGGCCTGGTCCGTGTGGTGA
- a CDS encoding protein-L-isoaspartate(D-aspartate) O-methyltransferase encodes MDTRAQRERLVAQLDRQGRIERDSTREALLAVPRHEFVPEARRSAAYDDRPLPIGEGQTISAPHMVAMMTDLLGLDPGDSVLEIGTGCGYHAAVTAEVVGHLRSVEYYEPLAVATRERLARLGYDVEVRVGDGHQGWPEGAPYDAAYLTCATPEIPDPVVEQVRLGGRIVAPVGTRRQTLVRATKQEGGDLDVEKHGGVRFVRMQG; translated from the coding sequence ATGGACACCCGAGCCCAGCGGGAGCGGTTAGTCGCACAACTCGACCGCCAGGGCCGTATCGAGCGCGACTCGACCCGCGAGGCGCTGCTGGCCGTGCCGCGCCACGAGTTCGTCCCCGAAGCGCGCCGGAGCGCGGCCTACGACGACCGCCCGCTCCCGATCGGCGAGGGCCAGACCATCAGCGCGCCCCACATGGTGGCGATGATGACCGACCTGCTCGGGCTCGACCCCGGCGACTCGGTACTCGAGATCGGCACCGGATGTGGCTACCACGCCGCCGTCACCGCCGAAGTAGTCGGACATCTCCGGTCCGTCGAGTACTACGAACCCCTCGCGGTCGCGACCCGCGAGCGCCTCGCGCGCCTGGGCTACGACGTCGAGGTTCGCGTGGGCGACGGCCACCAGGGTTGGCCCGAGGGCGCGCCCTACGACGCGGCCTACCTGACGTGCGCCACCCCCGAGATCCCCGACCCCGTGGTCGAACAGGTCCGCCTTGGTGGTCGGATCGTCGCGCCGGTCGGGACGCGACGACAGACCCTCGTGCGCGCGACCAAGCAGGAAGGCGGTGATCTCGACGTCGAGAAGCACGGCGGGGTTCGGTTCGTTCGGATGCAGGGCTGA
- a CDS encoding protein-L-isoaspartate O-methyltransferase family protein, whose amino-acid sequence MDPAVLRDDMVAGLEHESKGVVETTSVSAALRAVPRHEFVAEEKAAYADRAFDHRGTAILAPSTVARLIEALAPAPGDSVLVVGAGVGYTAAVCAEIAGPQHVHAVDISRRLVFDARQNLARAGYGGVLVDRRDGAYGLAEYAPFDRILLEAAAVRPPRALTDQLASDGRLVMPVGTRDQSLVAVDGAGHETRFGPTSFAPLLVEGEQSDSIERNRTVREDRERARAIAERRTGWEHDWIDWDRQS is encoded by the coding sequence ATGGATCCGGCGGTGTTGCGCGACGACATGGTCGCGGGACTCGAACACGAGAGCAAGGGGGTCGTCGAGACCACGAGCGTGAGCGCCGCGCTCCGGGCGGTCCCACGCCACGAGTTCGTCGCCGAGGAGAAGGCCGCGTACGCCGACCGCGCGTTCGATCACCGTGGAACCGCGATTCTCGCCCCGAGCACGGTCGCACGCCTCATCGAGGCGCTCGCGCCGGCCCCCGGCGACAGCGTCCTGGTCGTGGGCGCGGGCGTCGGCTACACCGCCGCGGTCTGTGCCGAGATCGCGGGCCCACAGCACGTCCACGCCGTCGATATCTCGCGCCGGCTGGTCTTCGACGCCCGGCAGAACCTCGCGCGTGCGGGCTACGGCGGCGTCCTCGTCGACCGTCGCGACGGCGCGTACGGGCTGGCGGAGTACGCCCCCTTCGACCGAATACTGCTCGAAGCCGCCGCCGTGCGACCGCCGCGCGCGCTCACCGACCAGCTCGCGTCGGACGGTCGGCTCGTGATGCCGGTCGGCACACGCGACCAGTCGCTCGTCGCCGTCGACGGTGCGGGACACGAGACACGGTTCGGACCCACGAGCTTCGCCCCGCTGCTCGTCGAGGGCGAACAGTCCGACTCGATCGAACGCAACCGCACCGTTCGCGAGGACCGCGAGCGCGCACGCGCCATAGCCGAGCGCCGAACCGGCTGGGAACACGACTGGATCGACTGGGACCGCCAGAGCTGA
- a CDS encoding right-handed parallel beta-helix repeat-containing protein, whose protein sequence is MPRNGTRDDSDSTDSSFKPSRRSYLKAAGAAAVSVPLLAGEGAAATERHGISFDNVVDMGDAGDATSAIEDAAESNTLLKFPSGDYELSGQTNVSGKSNFGIVGEGDVTFTVPDDYNGKALNINGGDGVLVENITIDQSNATPDVQVAPDDNLQVHGLKMLGEGISSSTGQSKGDSDAALQAFSPMVRSSGGSGTVQDIVLHNEGRMGAYGRVGVWIGEENKGTIPLRNCNVEGFSGNGVYGSRTSGEVHVEGGLYKNNDLSQVRIGSNGSYVDGVTAVVDVSESRSDNAGEMLNGSGIRIESDRGGSGAAIRNCDVSIGSEANADTGIKVFPNYSGDFTIENTRVEMNSEGYGIRASNPDGGSGSGTLKGVSVTGDATSLVGILIQGRDGTTIEDCCVETEGSRKGIFLENCSDSRVANTTISAGGKGLQLSGSDVEQSNISQGGSCPAPSLSSSSYDGSSVSSVEDDSEDESSSDSEDESSSDSEESSDDSDESDSSSDSDDSSSDSDDSSSDSDDSSSDSDDSSSESSDDSSSDDSSSDSEESSDESDSDDSDDSDSSEDSEDSSSDDSSSDSEESSDDSDESSGNSDGSGSDNELSGDIDESDMPEPEDSANLVITDTSTEGGRIPYEFSTSGDLEKSQTGGATQDDNDDISDNTATGGVQSYRDAYEYEGELVALEVEDYATIKLDDDAGTITVMGEDESGTEYSLEVTGTLEHIDDSSDPISDDGSSVSGGVGSFRDEYSYTGKLVQASIDDSVSITTDPETLDE, encoded by the coding sequence ATGCCGCGCAACGGAACACGCGACGATAGCGACAGCACAGACAGCAGTTTCAAACCAAGCCGACGGTCGTATCTCAAGGCTGCAGGGGCAGCCGCCGTCTCGGTACCGTTGCTCGCTGGGGAGGGGGCAGCGGCGACCGAGCGCCACGGGATCAGCTTCGACAACGTCGTCGACATGGGCGACGCTGGTGACGCCACCAGCGCGATCGAGGACGCCGCCGAAAGCAACACCCTGTTGAAGTTCCCGTCGGGCGACTACGAGCTCTCGGGTCAGACCAACGTCAGCGGGAAGAGCAACTTCGGTATCGTCGGCGAGGGCGACGTCACGTTCACCGTCCCCGACGACTACAACGGCAAGGCCCTGAACATCAACGGTGGCGACGGCGTTCTCGTCGAGAACATTACCATCGACCAGAGCAACGCCACGCCGGACGTTCAGGTCGCGCCGGACGACAACCTCCAGGTTCACGGCCTGAAGATGCTCGGCGAGGGTATCAGTTCGTCAACCGGACAGAGCAAGGGGGACTCCGACGCAGCGCTTCAGGCGTTCTCCCCGATGGTCCGGTCGTCCGGCGGCTCGGGTACCGTCCAGGACATCGTCCTCCACAACGAGGGCCGGATGGGTGCGTACGGCCGCGTCGGCGTCTGGATCGGCGAGGAGAACAAGGGCACCATCCCCCTCCGTAACTGTAACGTCGAGGGCTTCTCGGGCAACGGTGTCTACGGCAGCCGGACGTCCGGCGAGGTCCACGTCGAAGGTGGACTCTACAAGAACAACGACCTCTCCCAGGTCCGTATCGGGAGCAACGGAAGCTACGTCGACGGCGTGACCGCCGTCGTCGACGTCTCCGAGAGCCGGTCGGACAACGCCGGCGAGATGCTCAACGGCTCCGGGATCCGTATCGAGAGCGACCGCGGCGGCTCGGGCGCAGCGATCCGTAACTGTGACGTCAGCATCGGCTCGGAGGCCAACGCCGATACCGGTATCAAGGTGTTCCCGAACTACAGTGGGGACTTCACCATCGAGAACACCCGCGTCGAGATGAACTCCGAAGGCTACGGGATCCGTGCGTCGAACCCGGACGGCGGCTCCGGGAGCGGCACGCTCAAGGGCGTCAGCGTCACCGGCGACGCGACCAGCCTCGTTGGCATCCTCATCCAGGGCCGCGACGGCACCACCATCGAGGACTGCTGTGTCGAAACCGAGGGGAGCCGGAAGGGCATCTTCCTCGAGAACTGTAGCGACAGTCGTGTCGCGAACACCACGATCAGCGCGGGCGGGAAGGGTCTCCAGCTCTCCGGAAGCGACGTGGAACAGAGCAACATCAGCCAGGGCGGCTCCTGCCCCGCCCCGAGCCTCTCGTCGTCGAGCTACGACGGCTCCTCGGTGTCGTCGGTCGAGGACGACTCGGAGGACGAATCGTCGAGTGACTCGGAGGACGAATCGTCGAGTGACTCGGAGGAATCCTCGGACGACTCGGACGAGTCCGATTCGTCGAGCGATTCGGATGACTCCTCGAGCGATTCGGATGACTCCTCGAGCGATTCGGATGACTCCTCGAGCGATTCGGATGACTCCTCGAGCGAGAGTTCCGATGACTCCTCATCGGACGATTCGTCGAGTGATTCGGAGGAATCCTCGGATGAGTCCGATTCGGACGACTCGGATGATTCGGATTCGAGCGAGGATTCAGAGGACTCCTCATCGGACGATTCGTCGAGTGACTCGGAGGAATCCTCGGACGACTCGGACGAGTCGTCGGGCAACTCCGACGGCTCGGGCTCGGACAACGAACTCAGCGGGGACATCGACGAGTCCGACATGCCGGAGCCCGAGGACAGCGCGAACCTCGTCATCACCGACACCAGCACCGAGGGCGGCCGCATCCCCTACGAGTTCTCGACGAGCGGTGACCTCGAGAAGTCACAGACCGGCGGCGCGACCCAGGACGACAACGACGACATCTCGGACAACACCGCCACCGGCGGCGTCCAGAGCTACCGTGACGCCTACGAGTACGAGGGCGAACTCGTCGCGCTCGAAGTCGAGGACTACGCGACGATCAAACTCGACGACGACGCCGGCACCATCACGGTGATGGGCGAGGACGAGTCGGGAACGGAGTACTCGCTCGAAGTCACCGGCACGCTCGAACACATCGACGACTCCTCCGACCCGATCTCGGACGACGGCTCCTCGGTCTCGGGCGGCGTCGGTTCGTTCCGCGACGAGTACAGCTACACCGGCAAACTCGTCCAGGCCTCGATCGACGACTCGGTCTCGATCACCACCGACCCCGAGACGCTCGACGAGTAA